GCATGTCAAGTGGCCTGGACGAagttcttcagcaccggatgaaccggtggtaCACCGGaagaagcatcggtgcaattcCGGGACAGTTGCAAGGAAGAGAagctgcaccggatgaaccggtgacaaAGCACCGGTCTATCTGGTGATGCCACATCAGACTGGCAGAGACCCAACGGCAACCCATTGCACAGAGTGActggatgcaccggtgctatgccttcggatacaccggtgcataCGCAGAAAGGTGGCCaacggctctaaacggctacttcgacttggaggcctatatatatgccatcccccggccTTTTGGAGTTTGCTGGAGTTACTACAAGtctcatacacacccaagaacatctccaagccatccaagagcttagtgttcatatctttagcccttagcacactttgagagtgttgtgtaaaggattagctcttagtgagtgagtttgcaaggccttgagcccttgtgctgtggttctcttgtgaaccaaaagaagattcGGTGCGCTGGCACCTTGGAGCttgaaggctcgccggcaacgtcatcgacccttcgacttggtgtggagcggcgacgacatcctttgtgcgggggacgtggagacccccatccttagTGGAAaaactccttagtggaacccgggatcaaggtgactgtgattgtgttcacggaagagacttgattgccgagtagcaatactctaagtgagtgctacaacaatgtggatgtaggtgtgcctttgtggctaacctaaccacgggataaacacccgcgtcaagagtttacttctctctatcccgctctttaagcttccgcatttcatattagtaatatttgtgcctttactttcatagagtagtttcttgataagaaaggctataggttgctaaagtcttttgggataggggtttcacactagaacatccatagttgcacatctagatagcttgtcttagtttaattttgtgcaaataattggagccataggtctaaagtttttaagttgcctaattcaccacctccccctcttaggctagagcgcgcTACCGGTCCTTCCAGAATCCATCGTCCCCATGTGGTGCCAGTCGGCGCCACTTCCGTGCCCCATTGCGCGGTGCGCCGCAATCCACCACGGTTGTGTCTGCGAGCATCCCCCTTCTCTTTTCTGGGCTACCCCGGCCCAATCCTGCCGTTCCCTTATGGCGGCGGCCAGTGCCCCCTCCCTCCAACACGCCCGCCATTGCATGCATGCTAGGGTTCTGGTCGAAAGCCTAGCCCAGCTCTACACTAGACCAGTGACGATGATCGCCCTCGAGCAGTTTCTCTTCTTGAAGGCGCGCTGAAGAACCTCTTGTGGCCTCCTCTTCTTGGACGCTCAGGTCAAAGTTGTTTTGCTCGGCACAAGACTTGGGCTAAAGCCATGCTAAGCTCATGCTTAGTCAATGATGATTACGTTCTTGGCATCATTTACATTCATGGAGGCATCATCTAAGATCTCCTGTgccttggtggtggtggtggtgcagttTTGCTCTCCTTACTAGTGTATTTATGGTTGCGCCACCGTTCGTCCTTGGACTGGGGTAGGTGGAGATCTCAAGCATCCAGTTAGGGAAGTTTGTGCTCCTGTACCCTGCTAGTTCAAATCCTTCAAAAGTTCGAGGAGGTATAAGATTCTCCAACACCTCTGCATCTATCTTATACTCCGTGGTATCTGCATGATCCCACGAAAGGCTTAGCACCCGGAGGTCTGGATTATCTCGCAGTTTAGCTTTCTCTGCATCTAACGGTTGCTCAACTTTCTCAAGGTGATTGATCTCTAGGTGTTGACAAGACAATTTCCCAATGCTCACAAGACTGCTATGCGGCCCATAATCCACCTCGAGCACATCATGTACACTATGTTCTACTGTCCTGACAAGCAACTGCAGCGCCTCAGAATGGAAGGAgcaacaacatcatcaatatgtGCGTTGTTTCTTGTGTCGACTTCAAACATGGAGAGACTAGTCATGTAGCCAATACCATCTAGCAACTCATTGAGAATCTGCAAGGACTTCATGCACAATACTTGAAGCTGCAAGCTACAAAACAAGGATGGGAGATTTTCAAGCCTTACACAATATGATAATGTATGCCACAGAAATGATAATGTACTATTGGACTGGTTGTAGGGCAGACACAATCACACAAGACACAAGCATGCTTGAATCCCAGAGAAATCAATACTGCTAGTACTACTTTCTTGCAGATTTCTTGTGGGATTCAAATGCATGCTCGTACTTGTACCCAGAGAAGCATTTCTCATAGTATACCAATCAACATGGAACAAACACGCCACCTAGAAGCACACCTCCATTACATTTGCCAGTAATAAATTTCACAAGACACAAGCACATTATCAGTGTTGATATCAGCTATAGGTACATTTGTACATTATCAGTGTTGTTACATTTGCCCAGAAGCACACCATCCAGTTTCAGCAAATATTCCATGTCCATCCCCTCCACATCCTCCAGTCCGCTGACAGCCTGACACCacatcctcctccgcctccttgcTCACTCGTGATGGCCGCCTTTGCCTCCGCCGATAGGTAACCTGATTACCAAGATATATAGCTCCATGATGAGCAAGAGTTGTAATATGCATTGCTTTAGTGAGCTAAGTTTCTGTGGCAATGTAACTCATAGCACCCGCCACCCATATATCTGGGTGATTAAACTTTGCTTGGCACAGTAATAATCTACATGTACTATACCACTGTGCTTCGGTCAACCTCCTCCGTGCCTCTCCTCATCCACCGCTTAGCTAGCATGGCTTCCAAAGGTTCATCAGTATGGTCTTGCTAGATCTTGCACTCTACCTCTGTTTGAGAAgcaatatttatttttgatctTCAAGTTCCAAGATCAGCAATATGAAGCATTACATTACATAGTTACATGCATGAACAAATCAGAGATTCACTATGCTTTTGGAAGGTTTCTTACCTCTTATTCTCTGACAGGTTGTCCCTGCACGAATCTTGTGCCAACCAACTCTACTTCTGGGATGTGAGAAATCTTGTGGGCATCCTCCCCCTTGCACCTCTCAACCAGTCTTGGACAGCTCCCAATTTCCAGTCTCTTCAAGGCGGTAAGGTTCCGTATGCTTTGAGGCAAAGATGTTAGGTTGGGCGAGCCCCTGATGATTATTTTTTCAAGGGTAATGAGCTACCCCAGCCATTCCGGCAGTATCTCCAGGCTGGGTAGCATCAAATGTAGTCTTCTGAGAGAGGGGAAACATGGAGTGGCCTCTGGGAAGGAGGCTAATGAGCTGTGGAAACCAGTGACACTCAATTCCTCGAGGGTGGCAAGGGGCTGAAGTCGATCCCACTTGTCAGTAGTAAAACTTTTGCTTCTGATTATGGCTTCAAAATGAAGAGTGGAAGATGAAAGCCTCCCAAACCCATGCATTGGTGGTAGCACCTCATCGCCGTAGGTCAAGTCCCAATACATACTTTTGGGGGGATACGGCAGGAACTTCAACTTTGGGCAGTCCCATACATCCAACATGTGCAAATTAGGGATTAAGAaatcatcaccttcttcacctGACCGTGTTGTCCAGCACTCCTCCAAGTTCTTCAATCCATATAATTGAATAACTCGCAACCTTTTGCATGCTCCTTTCTCTCCATAGAATTCCTTTCCGATCTTCCTGATGTTGGGAATTAGGATGATAAGCAACAGCCTGAGATTGGGCAGCATCCCAAGTGGAGGAACAGCATCACATGCTAAATTCATGAGTTTGATACTGGTGAGATACGGAagataggaggagatctcaagcATCCATTTAGGGAAGTTTGTGCCCATGTAACCTCTTAGTGCGAATCCTTCTAGAGTCCGAGGAGGAATAAGGTTCTCCAACACCTCTGCATCTCTCTTGTTCTCTGTCatatcttcatggccccaggaAAGGCATAGCTTCTGGAGGTCAGCATTATCTCTCAGTTTAGCTCTCTCCGCATCTTCCGAATGCTTGACTTTCTCAAGGTGATTAATCCGTAGGTGTTGACAAGCCAATTTCCCAATGCTCACTATACTGCTATGTGGCCCATAACCCACCTCGTTTAGTTCATGTACACTATGTTCTACTACTCAGGTAGCTCATAAAATTTAGAGCATGCTGATAGGTTGAGGAACCGGAGTGCAGAGAGCTCCCCAAATGACACGGGTAACTTATTGAGGCTGCTATTGCCAGATAGGTCCAAATAACAAAGGTTAAGAATGCTACCAATATTATTAGGCAAGGTTTCAAGTGCGCAGTTAGACAGAATTAGTGTCTGCATATTCTGAAGTTTATGGAAGGATTTCGGAAGTGATGTAATTGGCAAGCCCGAGGCATCGAGGTACCTTAGCAGCATCAGTTGATGAATGGAAGATGGCAACGATATGTTGCTGGGGACAGATTTCCCTTGGATGGAACATTCACTTATGTCCAAGACACGCAAATACTTGCATTTAGAGAATGACTTATCTTGAAGCTGCAATCTGTCGCACTCTGTAAAGTGGAGAGATCTAATTTTACTTGGAATTTTTTTCCGATCAATAGACTGCTTCTGATAATTGATAAACTCAATATGTCGGTAATAATTCTTCTCAAGGCTGTTCTGAGTCAATTCTTTGGGATCATTTAGAGCAATTAACTGTTGGCCAAGTATTATCGTTGCAAGATCATAAACCAAATCATGCATCGTCACCTTGTTGGGACCTTCAGCATCCTCTGGAGCATTCTGCAGACAGATCAGTTGTTACTACTGTTAGTAGCGAGAAAGATTATCTTGATGGTAACGAACGAGCTGATTCTTACTCCTAGCTGTTAAACCTTGAGTGAATTTCACAAAATAATAATACTAGCATCGATCTTCTCAGATCTTTTTGCTATCTAGGTGTGTCCGCGTTCTGCTTAGGATGGGTGACTCTAGCCTTGAGCTATTTTAGCTTTTTCTTAGCTCTCCTGcatcattcaagaaaaaaaacaattttgCACTGATCCTGATAGACCCCAAGATGCTTAAATTGGATTTCTATTTCCACTTTTAGAGAATCTCAAGAAAAAAATGGATACCAACAAGTTTTCTCCCAATATTTTCACTCCACCTGTCCCGCTCTGATTCTCACAAAATTTTCATCGACTGTTGCCCTTGTCGTCCCCTAAGCCAGCAGCACCACAGCATTTTTTTCTCCGTCCTTCACTCATAGGGCTTATTTGCTTTGCCTTGAGACAAACTTGCATAAACCAATAAGCTCCCCTAGGCGTTTGATTTCGAGCGCTTAGAGCTAAGATGCTTGCCAAGCCAAGGGTGTGGCGGCAGGGCATAAACCAAACAACTCCGATATACATCGCATACCAAATAGACACCCACAATAGCATGTGGGGGCTTTTGTCTATGTGCCTATTTTTCCTCTCTATATGATCCATTCGGTTTAGGTATACAAAACATTTTAATGTTTCCTTAATGCTTTGTTTAATatgattgttttatttttctcgTTTATATCTTGTAGTATTTTTACATATATTATGGTACGATTCATCTAAAGTTCTTAGACACATCCCAGCTTGTTTGGATCTTTTTGCTACCATCGAATTCTTTTAATTCTTTTACTACAAACTTGCACACCCCTCCTACATATTTGGGAAAAAGGTCATTCTTTTCCATCTCAGATAATGTTCGCTAGGGTCCTCATTGCCATTGAGGTTCTTGGGTTTTTATGTTTCCAAAACGAGCTTGAGGTTCTTGAGTTATCACTAGAGTATATTGGTTTTAATTCTTTCATCATGTTACAATTAAACATTTCAATCAGAATATTAATGTGATTATTTCCTTCAATCTTCTGATAGTGTCTTTCTTTCTAACTAACAAACAATCATCTattgagaaaataaaaaaacgatTCATAGCCTGAATGTTCAGAATTCTGTGATTCATTAGTCGCCATTCGATGAAGTAAACGAAAATTTAGCCATAGCTGGTCAATTTTTAACAATAAAAATCAGTTATTATGACTCTAGTTAGTTATATTAAGTAAATATCCCAACTTAacattcccaaaaaaatttgggcGATTGGCACATTAGATGCTCATATAGTTCAGGatgctttcttttcttttactgAAATACTATGGAGAAGTGGCAAAATAGTTCGTGTGTTCATTGTGTTTCCATGGATGTGGATTCCAGTGATAACTGTGGGTAAGACCACCATGCCACTCAATTTATTGTTAAATAAGTACTAACATAGATCTGTTGACAATCTTGGAGTTTAACATCGGTAGCATTGCATCATGCAGAATGAATGAACGGATGGAAAAGAGATTATTCTACTGACCTGAGAAGTCTTGGAAATTTGAAGAAAAGACATCCCCAACAAATAGTCGACACAGTGTTTGCCATCGATGATTGATTGAATATATCCAAGGGCTCTCCATTGCTGGATGAGGTTGTCACTAGCGATAGTAAAGCCCTTGGCGTAAACTGCACAATATGTGAAGCACAACTTGAACTTTAACGGCATGTAGTAATAGCTCAACATGAGGCCCTCCAAAGGCTCTTGCAACAAAGTATTTTCTTCCATACCCAAAATAATCTTCTTGTCCCTTATATCTTCCCATGCCTCTGTAGACTTATGTTGGGATAACAAAAATCCAAGAGATCATGCTAGTAGTGGTAGACCTGCACACTTCTTGGCGATTTGTTTACCAATTGGTTCTAATCCACATAGATCCTCACCTTGCCAGAATGGTGTTTGTCGCATCACATTCCAACAGTCATCATCTGATAAAATGCTTAAATTGATTTGGTCACTCTTGCGCACAGGGCGGATTATTCCTTGACTAGCTAGAGCACCAATATCCAATTTATCCATGACATGTTGCATTCGTGTAGTTAATATGATCTTGCTTCCCTTCCTACCATATTGCAGCATATGCTTTAGTTTTTCCAAATTATCCACACCTTCCTCCCACATATCATCAAGAACAATCAAATACTTTTTGGTAGGGAGCATACTTTTCAACATTTCAGTAATGGACTGCAAATTGCCATCTTTTAGGGCGATGTACCATTTGCTTGGCTCAATACTGGTACTCCTACTCACTGTTGATATGATTATTTCCCCAATTCTTTGTAGATCAAACTTCTTAGACGCATAGACCCATACCCGTAGATCAAAGGTTTTGGTtctattataaaaaaaaattgattggGCTAGTGTGTCTTCCCCAGGCCACCAAGTCCAACAATAGGAATGATTGAGACAACCTCATCAGTTTCACTTTTCAGTAATTTGATTAACTTTTCCTTTTCAGTATCCCTTCCTACCATTCTAATAATGTCGATGCCCCCATTGGTGGGTGAAATAATAGCTTGATTTCTAGCCACCTCATCAGCCCACATTGATGTATCTTGGGGCACCAGATCAAGGGTCCCACAACCCTCTCTCTATGTTGGTTAAAACTTCCTTTACCTTCTTCATCTTGTGAGCTAATGTAAACCGCAACAGGAATGGATTGTAGGATGAAAAGAATAGCTTAATCTGTAAGAGAAAAAGATAAACcataaataaaattttgttgCACATGTGTTTTGTTTTGTATTGTAGTACTTGAATATATTCCTGTGGTATATCAACGGCTGAACAAAACAAGTTGTAGAAGAAAACATATTACATGTTTGTTGAGAAATAAATTATAATATATTGGTTGGTCACTATAATGACAAGCACAACAAGTGCAATGGCACCCAACAAACACTCAGCCATTCAATTTCACACCAAATTAAGAGACAGTTTATGAACTCAACTGATGATGATACCTATGTTGTATAAAATTTAGAAACTCAACTTCGAACTTGAAATAAGTtagttgaaacaaaaaaaatctaatgtcCAGCCAAACAAGTATAAGTTCATGTGAAATTTTTGTGTACCAATAAAGTTAACCTTCTAATCATTTCACTTGCTGCACATTTTGTATTCTGT
Above is a genomic segment from Panicum virgatum strain AP13 unplaced genomic scaffold, P.virgatum_v5 scaffold_1806, whole genome shotgun sequence containing:
- the LOC120694033 gene encoding uncharacterized protein LOC120694033 — protein: MTENKRDAEVLENLIPPRTLEGFALRGYMGTNFPKWMLEISSYLPYLTSIKLMNLACDAVPPLGMLPNLRLLLIILIPNIRKIGKEFYGEKGACKRLRVIQLYGLKNLEECWTTRSGEEGDDFLIPNLHMLDVWDCPKLKFLPYPPKSMYWDLTYGDEVLPPMHGFGRLSSSTLHFEAIIRSKSFTTDKWDRLQPLATLEELSVTGFHSSLASFPEATPCFPSLRRLHLMLPSLEILPEWLG
- the LOC120694032 gene encoding putative disease resistance RPP13-like protein 1 produces the protein MEENTLLQEPLEGLMLSYYYMPLKFKLCFTYCAVYAKGFTIASDNLIQQWRALGYIQSIIDGKHCVDYLLGMSFLQISKTSQNAPEDAEGPNKVTMHDLVYDLATIILGQQLIALNDPKELTQNSLEKNYYRHIEFINYQKQSIDRKKIPSKIRSLHFTECDRLQLQDKSFSKCKYLRVLDISECSIQGKSVPSNISLPSSIHQLMLLRYLDASGLPITSLPKSFHKLQNMQTLILSNCALETLPNNIGSILNLCYLDLSGNSSLNKLPVSFGELSALRFLNLSACSKFYELPE